The proteins below are encoded in one region of Micromonospora sp. DSM 45708:
- a CDS encoding NADH-quinone oxidoreductase subunit B: MQLPAVLGEPIRFVLNWGRRYSLWVFNFGLACCAIEFIATSMGRHDFMRLGVIPFAHGPRQADLMVVSGTVTDKMAPAVKRLYDQMPEPKYVISFGACSNCGGPYWDSYSVTKGVDQLIPVDVYVPGCPPRPEALLHGILRLQEKIAAEQSGVGGVPRPDRLASPADVVPRPVEALTAPPVRPPAG, translated from the coding sequence GTGCAGCTACCGGCCGTGCTCGGCGAGCCGATCCGGTTCGTGCTGAACTGGGGCCGCCGCTACTCGCTCTGGGTCTTCAACTTCGGCCTGGCCTGCTGCGCCATCGAGTTCATCGCGACCAGCATGGGCCGGCACGACTTCATGCGGCTCGGCGTGATCCCGTTCGCGCACGGCCCCCGACAGGCCGACCTGATGGTGGTCAGCGGCACGGTCACCGACAAGATGGCCCCGGCGGTCAAGCGGCTCTACGACCAGATGCCCGAGCCGAAGTACGTGATCTCGTTCGGCGCCTGCTCCAACTGTGGCGGCCCGTACTGGGACTCCTACTCGGTGACCAAGGGCGTCGACCAGCTCATCCCGGTCGACGTCTACGTGCCCGGCTGCCCGCCCCGCCCCGAGGCGCTGCTGCACGGCATCCTCCGCCTCCAGGAGAAGATCGCCGCCGAGCAGTCCGGCGTCGGCGGCGTGCCCCGCCCGGACCGGCTCGCCTCCCCGGCGGACGTGGTCCCACGCCCGGTCGAGGCGCTGACCGCGCCCCCGGTGCGTCCCCCGGCCGGCTGA
- a CDS encoding glucose 1-dehydrogenase — protein MRAVTVTPGVPDSLRLTEDWPEPAPEDGAILVEALAVGVCGTDHEIIAGEYGEAPPGQERLVLGHESLGRVLEDPTGTLHPGDLVAGVVRRPDPVPCANCAVDEWDMCRNGRYTEHGIKALPGFARDRWRLPPKFAVGLDPALASVGMLLEPTSVVAKAWDHIERIGRRAEWKPKTALITGAGPIGLLAALLASQRELSVHVLDRNTTGPKPDLVRALGATYHTSTVAELDLAPDVVVECTGAPPVVLDAMCKAAPNGIVCLTGVSSGGRTIDFDAGALNRELVLENNVVFGSVNAGRRHWELAAEALARADLSWLTSLVTRRVPVSAYREAYASTGDDIKVVLDFAQ, from the coding sequence GTGCGCGCTGTGACTGTGACCCCGGGTGTCCCGGACTCGCTGCGGCTCACCGAGGACTGGCCCGAGCCGGCGCCCGAGGACGGCGCGATCCTGGTCGAGGCGCTGGCGGTGGGCGTCTGCGGCACCGACCACGAGATCATCGCCGGGGAGTACGGCGAGGCGCCGCCGGGTCAGGAGCGCCTGGTGCTCGGGCACGAGTCGCTGGGCCGGGTGCTGGAGGACCCGACCGGCACGTTGCACCCCGGCGACCTGGTGGCCGGGGTGGTCCGCCGCCCCGACCCGGTGCCCTGCGCGAACTGCGCGGTCGACGAGTGGGACATGTGCCGCAACGGGCGGTACACCGAGCACGGCATCAAGGCGTTGCCCGGCTTCGCCCGGGACCGCTGGCGGCTGCCGCCCAAGTTCGCCGTCGGCCTGGACCCGGCGCTGGCGTCGGTGGGCATGCTGCTGGAGCCGACCAGCGTGGTGGCGAAGGCGTGGGACCACATCGAGCGGATCGGCCGCCGGGCCGAGTGGAAGCCGAAGACCGCGCTGATCACCGGTGCCGGGCCGATCGGTCTGCTGGCCGCGTTGCTGGCCAGCCAGCGTGAGCTGTCCGTGCACGTGCTGGACCGCAACACCACCGGCCCGAAACCGGACCTGGTCCGCGCGCTCGGCGCGACCTACCACACGTCGACGGTGGCCGAGCTGGACCTCGCACCGGACGTGGTGGTCGAGTGCACCGGCGCGCCACCGGTGGTGCTGGACGCGATGTGCAAGGCCGCGCCGAACGGCATCGTGTGCCTGACCGGCGTGTCCAGCGGCGGCCGGACCATCGACTTCGACGCCGGCGCGCTCAACCGGGAGCTGGTGCTGGAGAACAACGTGGTGTTCGGCTCGGTCAACGCCGGCCGCCGGCACTGGGAGCTGGCCGCCGAGGCGCTCGCCCGCGCCGACCTGTCGTGGCTGACCTCGCTTGTCACCCGCCGGGTGCCGGTCTCCGCGTACCGGGAGGCGTACGCGTCGACCGGCGACGACATCAAGGTGGTGCTGGACTTCGCGCAGTGA
- a CDS encoding MGMT family protein → MTPDEYVEAVLTLVERIPPGRVMSYGAVADALAERSGRASARLVGSIMARHGGGVPWHRVVNAAGRLPPGHELEARARLRAEGCPLRGDRVDLASAAWSPEQGM, encoded by the coding sequence GTGACACCTGACGAGTACGTCGAGGCGGTGCTGACGCTGGTCGAGCGGATCCCGCCCGGGCGGGTGATGTCGTACGGGGCGGTGGCCGACGCGCTGGCCGAGCGGTCGGGCCGGGCGTCGGCGCGGCTGGTCGGCTCGATCATGGCCCGGCACGGGGGCGGGGTGCCGTGGCACCGGGTGGTGAACGCGGCCGGCCGGCTGCCGCCGGGGCACGAGCTTGAGGCGCGGGCCCGGCTGCGCGCCGAGGGTTGCCCGCTGCGCGGCGACCGGGTGGACCTGGCGTCGGCCGCGTGGTCGCCGGAGCAGGGGATGTGA
- a CDS encoding SigE family RNA polymerase sigma factor, giving the protein MTVTREPRVDDPPPEATATRPDERASVDFDGLYHAHFRSLTVQLAAYCGDLTQAQDLVQEAFCRAFARWPRVSRYDDPLAWIRRVAWNLATSRWRRVRTAQAWLHRQREEHVPGPGPDRVALTAALARLPANQRRAVVLHYLADLGVAQIAAQEGVPEGTVKSWLYRGRAALAAQLSSPNEVNHHD; this is encoded by the coding sequence ATGACAGTGACGAGGGAGCCGCGGGTCGACGACCCGCCACCCGAGGCGACAGCGACGCGCCCGGACGAGCGTGCGTCCGTCGACTTCGACGGCCTCTACCATGCGCACTTCCGGTCGCTGACCGTCCAGCTCGCCGCCTACTGCGGTGACCTGACCCAGGCGCAGGACCTGGTGCAGGAGGCGTTCTGCCGGGCGTTCGCGCGCTGGCCCCGGGTGTCCCGCTACGACGACCCGCTGGCCTGGATCCGCCGGGTGGCCTGGAATCTGGCCACCAGCCGCTGGCGGCGGGTACGCACGGCCCAGGCGTGGCTGCACCGGCAACGTGAGGAGCACGTGCCGGGGCCGGGACCGGACCGGGTCGCGTTGACCGCCGCGCTGGCCCGGTTGCCGGCCAACCAGCGCCGCGCCGTGGTGCTGCACTACCTGGCCGATCTGGGCGTCGCGCAGATCGCCGCGCAGGAAGGCGTGCCGGAGGGCACCGTCAAGTCCTGGCTGTACCGGGGGCGGGCCGCGCTGGCCGCCCAGCTCTCTTCCCCGAACGAGGTGAACCACCATGACTGA
- a CDS encoding NuoI/complex I 23 kDa subunit family protein: MSEHGGVPGGGLVKGLAVTLKTMTRRSTTQQYPDVAPELPPRSRGVIALLEENCTVCMLCARECPDWCIYIDSHKEEVAVPGAARPRQRNVLDKFDIDFSLCMYCGICIEVCPFDALYWSPEFEYAEYDIKDLLHDKDHLGEWMGTVPPPPAHDPLGDPSKEETTAARKAAAPAARPAPTRVRPDAAEPDGGAAS, from the coding sequence ATGAGCGAGCACGGTGGGGTGCCCGGCGGCGGGCTGGTGAAGGGCCTGGCGGTCACGTTGAAGACGATGACCCGCCGGTCGACCACCCAGCAGTACCCGGACGTCGCACCCGAGCTGCCGCCCCGCTCCCGTGGCGTGATCGCGTTGCTGGAGGAGAACTGCACGGTCTGCATGCTCTGCGCCCGGGAGTGCCCGGACTGGTGCATCTACATCGACTCGCACAAGGAGGAGGTGGCGGTGCCCGGCGCCGCCCGCCCCCGCCAGCGCAACGTGCTCGACAAGTTCGACATCGACTTCTCGCTCTGCATGTACTGCGGCATCTGCATCGAGGTCTGCCCGTTCGACGCGCTCTACTGGTCGCCCGAGTTCGAGTACGCCGAGTACGACATCAAGGATCTGCTGCACGACAAGGACCACCTGGGCGAGTGGATGGGCACCGTACCGCCGCCGCCGGCCCACGACCCGCTCGGTGACCCCTCGAAGGAGGAGACCACCGCCGCTCGCAAGGCCGCCGCGCCCGCCGCCCGGCCGGCTCCGACCCGGGTACGCCCCGACGCCGCCGAGCCGGACGGAGGCGCGGCCTCATGA
- a CDS encoding Uma2 family endonuclease, whose protein sequence is MTAALESDHPQEREWTTDDLDALPEDGRRRELLDGVLLMSPSPTRMHQSIAALLMVALDEDCPDGYDVTQAVGVRINRTRYFIPDVLVTTAAAAAREPARYEPHEAVLTVEIVSPSTRSIDRVLKPALYAQAGIPFYWRIEIEDEGLVVHTYKIDPVHEVYTETGRWTKFVDTGEPFPVNLPISRITPRRV, encoded by the coding sequence ATGACCGCCGCGCTGGAGAGCGACCACCCGCAGGAGCGCGAGTGGACGACCGACGATCTGGACGCGCTGCCGGAGGACGGTCGCCGCCGGGAACTGCTCGATGGAGTGCTGCTCATGTCCCCCTCCCCCACCCGGATGCACCAGAGCATCGCTGCCCTGCTCATGGTGGCTCTCGACGAGGACTGCCCCGACGGGTACGACGTGACCCAGGCGGTCGGCGTGCGGATCAACCGCACCCGCTACTTCATCCCGGACGTGCTGGTCACCACCGCGGCAGCCGCCGCCCGCGAGCCGGCCCGGTACGAGCCGCACGAGGCGGTGCTCACCGTGGAGATCGTCTCGCCCAGCACGCGGTCCATTGACCGGGTGCTCAAGCCGGCGCTCTACGCGCAGGCCGGCATCCCGTTCTACTGGCGGATCGAGATCGAGGACGAGGGCCTCGTCGTCCACACCTACAAGATCGATCCGGTGCACGAGGTCTACACGGAAACCGGTCGGTGGACCAAGTTCGTCGACACCGGCGAGCCGTTCCCGGTGAACCTGCCGATCAGCCGGATCACGCCCCGCCGGGTGTGA
- the nuoH gene encoding NADH-quinone oxidoreductase subunit NuoH: protein MPDWLELVLRVAGVLVAFLTLPLIVGQAEHKVMAHMQGRLGPMYAGGFHGWAQLVADGIKFVQKEDVTPREADRPVFRLAPAVALVPYLLVLLVIPLGPAGLVAQPLDIGLFFVLAVVGIGVLAVLMSAWASANKYSLLGGLRGAAQLLGYELPLVLAAASVAMAAGTLSLSGIVEAWRPWWLLWQAPAMVIFFVAGLAEIRRPPFDMPVADSELVFGYMTEYTGLRFAFFLLAEYVGIVVIAALTTVLFLGGWQGPFADAQLGWLWTLLKVFAVAFVIIWLRVSYPRLREDQLQRLCWLVLVPLALAQLVLTVAVRLAL, encoded by the coding sequence ATGCCGGACTGGTTGGAGCTGGTCCTGCGGGTGGCCGGCGTGCTGGTCGCGTTCCTCACCCTGCCGCTGATCGTCGGCCAGGCCGAGCACAAGGTGATGGCGCACATGCAGGGCCGGCTCGGCCCGATGTACGCGGGCGGCTTCCACGGCTGGGCGCAGCTCGTCGCGGACGGCATCAAGTTCGTGCAGAAGGAGGACGTCACCCCGCGCGAGGCGGACCGGCCGGTGTTCCGGCTGGCGCCGGCGGTGGCGCTGGTGCCGTACCTGCTGGTGCTGCTGGTCATCCCGCTCGGCCCCGCGGGCCTGGTCGCCCAGCCGCTGGACATCGGCCTGTTCTTCGTGCTCGCCGTGGTGGGCATCGGAGTGCTGGCGGTGCTCATGTCGGCCTGGGCGTCGGCCAACAAGTACAGCCTGCTCGGCGGGCTGCGCGGCGCGGCCCAGTTGCTCGGCTACGAGCTGCCGCTGGTGTTGGCCGCCGCCTCGGTGGCGATGGCGGCCGGCACGCTGAGCCTGAGCGGCATCGTCGAGGCTTGGCGGCCGTGGTGGCTACTCTGGCAGGCGCCAGCCATGGTGATCTTCTTCGTGGCCGGGCTGGCCGAGATCCGCCGCCCACCCTTCGACATGCCGGTGGCCGACTCCGAGCTGGTCTTCGGCTACATGACCGAGTACACCGGCCTGCGGTTCGCGTTCTTCCTGCTCGCCGAGTACGTCGGCATCGTGGTGATCGCGGCGCTGACCACGGTGCTCTTCCTCGGCGGCTGGCAGGGCCCGTTCGCCGACGCGCAGCTCGGCTGGCTGTGGACGCTGCTCAAGGTGTTCGCCGTGGCATTCGTGATCATCTGGCTCCGGGTGAGCTACCCCCGGCTCCGCGAGGACCAGCTCCAACGCCTCTGCTGGCTGGTCCTGGTCCCCCTGGCGCTGGCCCAGCTCGTCCTCACCGTCGCCGTCCGCCTGGCCCTCTAA
- a CDS encoding glutathione S-transferase family protein — translation MGGSDDEVLDRTGGKYVEPGGEFTRDQRYIATRITADGRDGWPVEPGRYRLAVSRACPWANRLIIVRRLLGLEDAISQAVAGPTHDKRSWTFDLDPGGKDPVLGIERLADAYFARFPGYERGITVPALVDVPTGQVVTNDYAQMSLDLSTEWTAYHRPGAPELYPEPLRAEIDEVNKVVFADVNNGVYRCGFAGSQEAYDKAYHRLFDRLDWLSERLTGQRYLVGDTITEADVRLFTTLVRFDPVYHGHFKCNRQKLSEMPVLWAYARDLFQTPGFGDTIDFDHIKRHYYEVHRDINPTGIVPLGPDLSNWLTPHNREELGGHPFGDGTPPPPPPPAERVDPAHTPLH, via the coding sequence ATGGGCGGCAGCGACGACGAGGTCCTCGACCGGACCGGCGGCAAGTACGTGGAACCGGGCGGCGAGTTCACCCGCGACCAGCGGTACATCGCCACTCGGATCACCGCCGACGGGCGGGACGGCTGGCCGGTGGAGCCGGGCCGCTACCGGCTGGCGGTCAGCCGGGCCTGCCCGTGGGCGAACCGGCTGATCATCGTGCGCCGGCTGCTCGGGCTGGAGGACGCCATCTCGCAGGCCGTGGCCGGCCCCACGCACGACAAGCGGAGCTGGACGTTCGACCTCGACCCCGGCGGCAAGGACCCGGTGCTCGGCATCGAGCGGCTCGCCGACGCCTACTTCGCCCGCTTCCCCGGCTACGAGCGGGGCATCACCGTGCCGGCGCTGGTCGACGTGCCCACCGGCCAGGTGGTGACCAACGACTACGCGCAGATGAGCCTGGACCTGTCCACCGAGTGGACCGCGTACCACCGGCCGGGCGCGCCCGAGCTGTACCCGGAGCCGCTGCGCGCCGAGATCGACGAGGTCAACAAGGTCGTCTTCGCCGACGTCAACAACGGTGTCTACCGGTGCGGCTTCGCCGGCAGCCAGGAGGCGTACGACAAGGCGTACCACCGGCTCTTCGACCGGCTCGACTGGCTGAGCGAGCGGCTGACCGGTCAGCGTTACCTGGTCGGCGACACGATCACCGAGGCGGACGTGCGGCTGTTCACCACGCTGGTCCGCTTCGACCCGGTCTACCACGGACACTTCAAGTGCAACCGGCAGAAGCTGAGCGAGATGCCGGTGCTCTGGGCGTACGCCCGGGACCTGTTCCAGACCCCCGGCTTCGGGGACACGATCGACTTCGACCACATCAAGCGGCATTACTACGAGGTCCACCGGGACATCAACCCGACCGGCATCGTGCCGCTCGGCCCCGACCTGTCGAACTGGCTGACCCCCCACAACCGCGAGGAGTTGGGCGGCCACCCCTTCGGCGACGGCACCCCACCCCCGCCTCCGCCCCCCGCCGAGCGCGTGGACCCCGCCCACACCCCCTTGCACTAA
- a CDS encoding ester cyclase yields MTDLEAAARRFIADVWNAGHEESAYELVAPECPGLGGAGPEAVLAGHRDRRASFPDLRYKIVELVAGDGRVAVHWRAAGTQAGQFGPVPPTGRVVSYSGASFLRFDDAGRIVDVWSVNELFQVLQQLGVEMLPPLTPGGA; encoded by the coding sequence GTGACCGATCTGGAGGCGGCGGCCCGACGTTTCATCGCCGACGTGTGGAACGCCGGCCACGAGGAGAGCGCGTACGAGCTGGTGGCCCCGGAGTGCCCCGGGCTGGGCGGCGCCGGGCCGGAGGCGGTGCTGGCCGGGCACCGGGACCGGCGGGCGTCCTTCCCGGACCTGCGCTACAAGATCGTCGAGCTGGTGGCCGGCGACGGGCGGGTCGCCGTGCACTGGCGGGCGGCCGGCACCCAGGCCGGGCAGTTCGGCCCGGTGCCGCCGACCGGGCGGGTGGTCAGCTACTCCGGGGCGTCGTTCCTGCGCTTCGACGACGCCGGGCGGATCGTGGACGTGTGGAGCGTCAACGAGCTGTTCCAGGTGCTCCAGCAGCTCGGTGTGGAGATGTTGCCGCCGCTCACACCCGGCGGGGCGTGA
- a CDS encoding MFS transporter has translation MTASGLPRRVHLGYASGSLVTGAFGTVPGLLLLPYLTDTLGVAAGLAALLVLLPKAWDVLVNPVAGRVSDRTRSRWGARRPYLLGGGLALAVLFAAIFAAPFGRGPAAAGYVALAFLATATAFAFFQVPYVAMPAELTADPAERTRLMTWRIAVLALAILVSGAVAPAVVAAGGDGVPGHRWMGLFVAALIVVGAVGAFLGTRSAPAGTVGESEPSLRAQLAVAGRNRPFRVLLVCFVLQSAGVATVLAGVKYFADQVLRAPDSGPTLLFACFVAPALLVMPLWRRAGDRLGKRTSLVAASLLFAAGALALVAAPALPAAGVYAVVALIGVGYAGQQVFALAMLPDCIAYDTARTGRRQAGVFTGLWTAGETFGLALGPGIYGLVLQLSGYVSSSTGAAAAQPDSARLGVLLGFTVLPALLVAAPVALLRGYTLTPADLTTASGADASDGSASGSGASDGTGSGSGGTATAPVARA, from the coding sequence ATGACAGCTTCGGGCCTGCCCCGCCGGGTGCACCTCGGGTACGCGTCGGGCTCGCTGGTCACCGGCGCGTTCGGGACCGTGCCCGGGCTGCTCCTGCTGCCCTACCTGACCGACACGCTGGGCGTCGCGGCCGGGCTCGCCGCGCTGCTGGTGCTGCTGCCGAAGGCGTGGGACGTGCTGGTCAACCCGGTCGCCGGGCGCGTCTCGGACCGGACCCGTTCGCGCTGGGGCGCCCGCCGGCCCTACCTGCTCGGCGGCGGGCTGGCGCTGGCGGTGCTGTTCGCCGCGATCTTCGCCGCGCCGTTCGGGCGTGGTCCGGCCGCCGCCGGGTACGTGGCGTTGGCGTTCCTGGCCACCGCGACCGCCTTCGCGTTCTTCCAGGTGCCCTACGTGGCCATGCCGGCCGAGTTGACCGCCGACCCGGCGGAGCGTACCCGGCTGATGACCTGGCGGATCGCGGTGCTGGCGCTGGCCATCCTGGTCTCCGGCGCGGTGGCCCCGGCGGTGGTGGCCGCCGGCGGCGACGGCGTGCCCGGCCACCGCTGGATGGGCCTGTTCGTCGCCGCGCTGATCGTGGTGGGCGCGGTCGGCGCGTTCCTCGGCACCCGGTCCGCGCCGGCCGGGACGGTCGGGGAGAGCGAGCCGAGCCTGCGCGCCCAACTCGCGGTCGCCGGCCGCAACCGGCCGTTCCGGGTGCTGCTGGTCTGCTTCGTGCTCCAGTCCGCCGGGGTGGCCACCGTGCTGGCCGGCGTGAAGTACTTCGCCGACCAGGTGCTGCGCGCGCCGGACAGCGGGCCCACCCTGCTCTTCGCCTGCTTCGTCGCGCCCGCGCTGCTGGTCATGCCGCTCTGGCGCCGGGCCGGCGACCGGCTCGGCAAGCGCACCTCGCTGGTCGCCGCGTCGCTGCTCTTCGCGGCCGGCGCGCTGGCCCTGGTCGCCGCGCCCGCGCTGCCGGCCGCCGGGGTGTACGCGGTGGTCGCGCTGATCGGCGTCGGCTACGCCGGCCAGCAGGTCTTCGCGCTGGCCATGCTGCCGGACTGCATCGCGTACGACACCGCGCGCACCGGCCGTCGGCAGGCCGGCGTGTTCACCGGCCTGTGGACCGCCGGCGAGACGTTCGGCCTGGCGCTCGGGCCCGGCATCTACGGCCTGGTGCTCCAGCTCTCCGGCTACGTCTCCTCGTCGACCGGCGCCGCCGCCGCCCAGCCGGACTCCGCCCGCCTCGGGGTGCTGCTCGGCTTCACCGTGCTGCCCGCCCTGCTGGTGGCCGCCCCGGTCGCGCTGCTGCGCGGCTACACGCTGACCCCGGCCGACCTGACCACCGCGTCCGGCGCCGACGCGTCCGACGGCAGCGCGTCCGGGTCCGGCGCATCCGACGGCACCGGGTCCGGGTCCGGCGGCACCGCTACCGCGCCGGTGGCTCGGGCGTGA
- a CDS encoding DUF2252 domain-containing protein: protein MTDSAEKRSAYIVDVLTEEFGASMAIDPAAFRRKFRKMAASPFAFYRGSASLFYADQRGDFASDRFLDDRTSRVWIHGDLHAENFGTYMNASGRLVFNVNDFDEAYVGPFTWDLKRFAASVALLGYAKALSDRVIGDLVTGFARSYLAELRAIAAGGDDAIGSITLENADGVLRRVLQQARLSTRVDLLAAQTTVDNYERRFSLGDGVYEIDAETRERVCAAFGGYLDTLPESSARLRPVAATIKDVVLRKGVGIGSAGLPSYNLLLEGHTEALENDVVIYMKQAQVPAVARHIDDEQVRSYFRHQGHRTAESQRALQAHADPWLGFTELDGVGQLVAEVSPYAADLDWADVNEPEDLAGVLTDLGRAVARMHSVADDESSHDLVDYSTEESVVAAVDADADGFTGYLVDFAHRYGIRAREDHQLFVDLFRNGQLPGI, encoded by the coding sequence ATGACCGACTCCGCGGAGAAGCGTTCCGCCTACATCGTCGACGTGCTGACCGAGGAGTTCGGCGCGTCCATGGCGATCGACCCGGCGGCGTTCCGCCGGAAGTTCCGCAAGATGGCCGCCTCGCCGTTCGCGTTCTACCGCGGCAGCGCGTCGCTGTTCTACGCCGACCAGCGCGGCGACTTCGCCAGCGACCGGTTCCTCGACGACCGGACCAGCCGGGTGTGGATCCACGGCGACCTGCACGCCGAGAACTTCGGCACCTACATGAACGCCTCCGGCCGGCTCGTGTTCAACGTCAACGACTTCGACGAGGCGTACGTCGGGCCGTTCACCTGGGACCTGAAGCGGTTCGCCGCCAGTGTGGCCCTGCTCGGCTACGCCAAGGCGCTCTCCGACCGGGTGATCGGTGACCTGGTGACCGGCTTCGCCCGGTCGTACCTGGCCGAGCTGCGGGCGATCGCCGCCGGTGGGGACGACGCGATCGGCTCGATCACGCTGGAGAACGCCGACGGCGTGCTGCGCCGGGTGCTCCAGCAGGCCCGGCTGAGCACCCGGGTGGACCTGCTCGCCGCGCAGACCACCGTCGACAACTACGAGCGCCGCTTCTCGCTGGGCGATGGCGTGTACGAGATCGACGCCGAGACCCGGGAGCGGGTCTGCGCCGCGTTCGGCGGCTACCTGGACACGCTGCCGGAGTCGAGCGCCCGGCTGCGACCGGTGGCGGCCACCATCAAGGACGTGGTGCTGCGCAAGGGCGTCGGCATCGGCTCGGCCGGGCTGCCGTCGTACAACCTCCTGCTGGAGGGGCACACCGAGGCGCTGGAGAACGACGTCGTCATCTACATGAAGCAGGCCCAGGTGCCGGCCGTGGCGCGGCACATCGACGACGAGCAGGTCCGGTCGTACTTCCGGCACCAGGGGCACCGCACCGCCGAGTCGCAGCGGGCGTTGCAGGCGCACGCCGACCCGTGGCTGGGCTTCACCGAGCTGGACGGCGTCGGTCAGCTCGTCGCCGAGGTCTCCCCGTACGCGGCGGACCTCGACTGGGCCGACGTGAACGAGCCCGAGGACCTGGCCGGGGTGCTCACCGACCTGGGTCGGGCGGTGGCCCGCATGCACTCGGTGGCCGACGACGAGTCCAGCCACGACCTGGTCGACTACTCCACCGAGGAGTCCGTCGTCGCGGCCGTGGACGCCGACGCCGACGGCTTCACCGGCTACCTGGTCGACTTCGCGCACCGGTACGGCATCCGGGCCCGCGAGGACCACCAGCTCTTCGTGGACCTGTTCCGCAACGGCCAGCTGCCCGGCATCTGA
- a CDS encoding pyridoxal phosphate-dependent decarboxylase family protein: protein MSDTAGTGALPAQGVPAARVLDEIRALRAADRPTHGGRLFAYVYDPGVAGLDELAQAAYAASAHVNGLDPTAFPSLLAMENALVGAAARLLGGGPGTAAPDVVGSVTGGGTESLLLAVKAARDAHPELTAPRIVVPASAHAAFAKAAHYLRVALDTVPVDPVTLRPAVADVAAAIRPETVLVVASAPSYAHGVVDPVAGIAEVAARAGVRCHVDACFGGWALPWLRRLGASVPPFDFAVPGVTSISVDLHKYAYAPKGVSVLLHRDPALRAPQFFAYADWPGYTMVNPVIASTRSGGPIAAAYATLRHLGEDGYLRLAASTRDAVAGLADAVRATDGLRLMAEPESTVVCFAADDPTLDLFVLVDELTARGWHTQPQLRYADLPASVHLTVTAAVAPRVAEFSPALADAVAAARAAGPVVLPPELLTLAAGLAPEALTPELVAGLAEGLGLGGGTGVPDRMAVVNTLLDAAPAAVRERLLAEFVGLLQRPAW, encoded by the coding sequence ATGAGCGACACGGCGGGGACGGGCGCGCTGCCCGCGCAGGGGGTGCCGGCGGCGCGGGTGCTCGACGAGATCCGCGCGTTGCGGGCGGCCGACCGTCCGACGCACGGCGGCCGGCTGTTCGCCTACGTCTACGACCCCGGCGTGGCCGGGCTCGACGAGCTGGCCCAGGCCGCGTACGCGGCGAGCGCGCACGTCAACGGCCTCGACCCGACCGCCTTCCCGTCGCTGCTGGCGATGGAGAACGCGCTCGTCGGCGCCGCCGCCCGGCTGCTCGGCGGTGGCCCCGGCACCGCCGCGCCGGACGTGGTGGGCAGCGTCACCGGCGGCGGCACCGAGTCGCTGCTGCTCGCGGTCAAGGCCGCCCGGGACGCCCACCCCGAGCTGACCGCACCCCGGATCGTGGTGCCGGCCAGCGCGCACGCCGCGTTCGCCAAGGCGGCCCACTACCTGCGGGTGGCGCTGGACACGGTGCCGGTCGACCCGGTGACGCTGCGCCCGGCGGTGGCCGACGTGGCCGCCGCGATCCGGCCGGAGACCGTGCTGGTGGTCGCGTCCGCCCCGTCGTACGCGCACGGCGTGGTCGACCCGGTGGCCGGGATCGCCGAGGTGGCGGCCCGGGCCGGGGTGCGCTGCCACGTGGACGCCTGCTTCGGCGGCTGGGCGCTGCCCTGGCTGCGCCGGCTCGGCGCGTCGGTGCCGCCGTTCGACTTCGCCGTGCCCGGCGTCACCTCGATCTCGGTCGACCTGCACAAGTACGCGTACGCGCCGAAGGGCGTGTCGGTGCTGCTGCACCGCGATCCGGCGCTGCGCGCCCCGCAGTTCTTCGCGTACGCGGACTGGCCGGGCTACACGATGGTCAACCCGGTGATCGCCTCCACCCGGTCCGGCGGCCCGATCGCCGCCGCCTACGCCACGTTGCGGCACCTCGGCGAGGACGGCTACCTGCGGCTGGCCGCGTCCACCCGCGACGCGGTCGCCGGGCTGGCCGACGCGGTGCGGGCGACCGACGGGCTGCGGCTGATGGCCGAGCCGGAATCCACAGTGGTCTGCTTCGCCGCCGACGACCCGACGTTGGACCTGTTCGTGCTGGTCGACGAGCTGACCGCGCGCGGCTGGCACACCCAGCCCCAACTTCGGTACGCCGACCTGCCGGCGAGTGTGCACCTGACGGTGACCGCCGCGGTGGCGCCCCGGGTGGCCGAGTTCTCCCCGGCGCTGGCCGACGCGGTCGCCGCGGCGCGGGCCGCCGGCCCGGTCGTGCTGCCGCCGGAGCTGCTGACGCTGGCCGCCGGCCTGGCCCCGGAGGCGCTCACCCCGGAGCTGGTGGCCGGGCTGGCCGAAGGGCTCGGCCTGGGCGGTGGCACCGGGGTCCCGGACCGGATGGCGGTGGTCAACACGCTGCTCGACGCCGCCCCGGCGGCGGTACGGGAGCGGCTGCTGGCGGAGTTCGTCGGGCTGCTCCAGCGCCCGGCCTGGTGA